The genome window TGAGTCATGGTTAAATATTTATTTCGTCAACAGTAGTTGGATACTATCACAGGCAAAAACAACGAGTCAAACATACCCGATAATTTTAGTCGGGATTAATAAACAGCATGATAATTTCAGCTTATTTTTTCTGAAAAAATAAGCTGAAACGCTAACTATATATAAACTAAAGCTTACTGAAGCTTATAGCTGTGGCTCGGATTATTATGTATGTTTGAGATATGTTTGAGTCGAAAATCACATATAGTTTTGAAATTCCAACAAAAAAAATTTAGTTAAAAATAATTAGCATTGCTAAGTACCTAGGCGAAACGGACGGCTTTAATTACACATTTGATTTTCGCTTTCCCCGATCTCAACTAGGAAATTTATTTTGCACGACTACTTATTGTGGTTAGAAGATTTACGACGTAACAAGCTTCTAATTAAAAGGATAAAAAGCGAAACCAAAAATAGATTAATTAAATAAGTTACAGCAATCAATAAGTTAGTACTCATATTTGATAACATTACATTAATAATAATTATAAATGTAAATAATTATTTATCTATCTAGCTTAGGTAAGAAGATCGCTTCAAATTGTGGTTATGGTTCAAATTAGAGCTTGGAAAATACTGTCTATAGATGATTAGGGATCGAGAAAATAGCTGTAATTTCTGATAAAATCTGGTTTTTCTCAATAGGTAATATTTAGCTTAGTTAGTTTGTGACTCAACTCTTTTGTGTAAAGAAGTAACAAGAATTATCCTCAAAATCGCATAATTGTTGAGGACGTACACATATCAATATTTTGCTTTGCCGATCGCGCTATATTCAAAGATAACCTCTACTACAATTTGATTCTTTATTTGTAGAGCTTTTAAGCATTTAATCATTCAATATTCGATCAAAGCAATATGACTTGGGTAAAAAGCCTGTGGAAATTTTCTCGTCCCCATACCATTATTGGTACCAGCCTTAGTGTTCTGGCACTGTATTTTATCTCCTTAGCCACGACTGGCAACAATGTTACACCACTGAATATAGAGCAGATGCTGGCGGTTTGGTTAGCCTGCATCTGTGGCAATATATATATAGTCGGGTTAAATCAACTTCACGATATTGAAATAGATCGGATTAATAAACCAGATTTGCCCTTGGCTTCAGGGAAATTGACGACTGCACAAGGTAGATTAATTGTTGGGTTTACTGGTATTTTAGGATTACTGATTGCAGCTTTATCAGGAAGATGGCTGTTTGCGACTGTAGCCGTTAGTTTAATCATTGGTACAGCTTATTCATTGCCACCAATACGCCTGAAGCAATTTCCCTTTTGGGCAGCTTTTTGCATACTTACGGTTAGGGGAGTTATTGTCAATATTGGACTGTTTTTACACTATGGCGACAAGCTAGATGGTAGAGAAGCATTAAATCCCTACGTTTGGACGCTGACTTTATTTATTTTGCTGTTCACAGTTGCGATCGCAATTTTCAAAGATGTCCCCGATCTAGAAGGAGACAAGCAATACAACATTAATACCTTTACTTTGGTTATCGGTAAACCAGCAGTATTCAATCTTTCCCGTGGGGTAATTACTGTTTGCTATTTTGGGATGGTAGTTGCAGGTTTGTTTTGGCTAACTTCTTTAAACGTCAGCTTTTTTGTCACCAGCCACATAATTTTATTAGGATTACTTTGGTGGCGTAGTCGCAATGTAGATTTATCAGAAAAAAGCGCGATCGCCGACTTTTATCAGTTTATCTGGAAGTTATTCTTTTTAGAGTATTTACTCTTCCCGATTGCCTGTTTTATTTAGCAGTCAATGCCAAGAGAATTCATTTGATTAACTAGCATCATTTGCCAGGGAATCAGTGATTTCTGTAGGCAAATTAGTATTCAAATTAACAATCTTTTGAATCAGATTAGAAATACAATCAGCCCGGCTCATAATCATCAAATGTCCACCCTTTTCAACGCTAAAATCTTCTCGAACAAACTGAAAGGGAAAAATGCGATCGCCTTCACCATGAATGTGATAAACATTATGAGGAATCAACTCATTTTTCCAGATAACAATCTGATGAATTGCCCATTTTACGAAATGCGCGTTAGTGTCAAACAAAATTGCATTTAATAATTTTCGCTCATCAATGGTTTCGATGCCAAAAAACCAACTTGCTATTATTTTACCAAACCAAAGCAATAGTTTTGCCGGTAATAAAAGATAGATTGGCAACCAACGAAACATTTTAAAATAGAAAGGTATTTCCTGTTTATTTTTAGTACTAGAAATTAAAATAACTTTTTCAGTATCTATTTGTTTGGCTATTTCGACAGCAATAATACCACCAAAAGACAAGCCAATTAATATTGGTCTTTCTAATTTTATTTGAGCAGTTAATCGTTGAGTATAATCAGCAATACTTTCTCTTTTTTTAGGCTCTAACCAATAAATATGCACGGGCTTATAACCCTGAAACTTTAAATTTTGAAAAACGCGCTCGTCTGCACCTAACCCGCTAAGACAATAAATATCTTTGAGAGCATTTTCCAATTTTTCTGTAGGGCTTTGTTGAGAATTTGCTGTTAAATCTGTAGTATCCATATCTAAATTTAATATCTATTAGATTATTACCGCTTTCAGCTAAATAATTCCGTAACAAGTAACAACTATAGAAATGGCAAACAATACCCAAGAAGATATTTAGTACTAAATCCGATTGATAAACTACTCTTGACCAAACATTGAACATTAAACATTGAGCATTGAGCATTAAACTTAGTATAAGTAGGTATAAATAGTTTGAAACCCTAATGCAGCATGACTTTTGCTACACGCCTCACTCTGAAGTGAGCTTTTTGCCATTTTCAGATTACAGCCAACTAAAGCTAAAGCCATAATAATTCTAGATAATATAATTTAGCTGTACCTCACTTTACAGGATGAATGAAAACTCCTCATAGTGGCTATCACTGGAATCAAATTACGCCACGCTATTTTGAAGGTTGGTATTTTCGTCTCACTTTACCTAAAATCGAGCAAACTTTCGCCTTCATGTATTCTTTTCAAGATCCTCTTGGCAAGAAGCCTAACAGTGGTGGTGCGGTGCAAATCTTAGGTATTGATGAAACATATCTTTGTCGCGCTTTTCCCGACGTGCAAAAGTTTTTTGCTGACAAATATAAATTAGCCTTGGGACATTGGGGTAAAACTAATCTTAAAACCAAAGCAAGACTGTTATCTCCTGCTCAATTTAGCAACTTTATTGTCGAGGGATATCAAGCAACCGCTAGTCTCAATCAAGGAAGCATCTACGATCCTGTCAGAAATGAATATTGCCATTGGGAATATCAAATCGAGCCTGTCTATGGCTGGGGAAACTCGCAACAACCTCAGCAATCAACCGCAGGCTGGTTATCTTCATTGCCTATATTTGAACCAGGATGGCAAGTTACTATGGCACATGGCGCAGCAACAGGTTGGATTGAGTGGCGTAATCAGCACTATCAATTTACTAATGCACCTGCCTATAGTGAAAAAAACTGGGGTGGCTCTTTTCCGCAAAAATGGTTTTGGCTTAACTGTAATAGTTTCGAGTCAGAAATAGACTTGGCTTTAACTGCGGGAGGAGGAATTAGACAAGTACTATGGTGGCAAGAAGAAGTGGCTCTAATTGGGATACATCACCAGGGGAAACTTTACGAATTTGCTCCTTGGAATTCTCAGGTAAGTTGGCAAATAGAGCCTTGGGGAAAATGGCGACTACAGGGAAAATCCGCTGAATATACGGTAACTCTCAGAGGAGAAACAGATTTACCAGGTATTTATGTGCGTACCCCAACAGCAAAGGGTTTGGTTTTTAACTGTCGAGATACAACAAGAGGCAAGCTAAGTTTATCATTATGCGATCGCACGGGAAAAACCATACTGGCAGCTAGTAGCAACTTAGCTGGCTTAGAAGTCGGTGGCGCAGCTTGGGAAAAGGCTTGGTCGGTTTTTCAGTAAATTTTGCTGCTTAGCTAAAGCACTATGATTAACTCTTGAAGAATGTTACCCTCATGGTCAGTAACCTCGAGTACTGACAAATTGCCTTTGATTCTCTCCTGATATTGATAGTTAAACTCTAAATGAAGATCGGTTTTTACAGTTTCTAGCTGACAAAATTGTTGAATAGTTAGGTTGCTCATAATCAAATCTTGATAGTAACTTTACTAAAACTTTATACTTGTGACTAGAGTTTAACCTCAAAAAAAATTGAATATTGTGATCTCAACCCCAAAGAAGCGCACAAGGCGTATCACGATCGCCTGGTATATTTTTAAAATCACGACAATGTCTTTTCGAGTAAATCTAGACAACACTTTTGGCAGCCACACAAATATTACTAAGTATTAAGAAAATCGAGTTTTTCCCCCTATATTGACTGATTGTAGTTACAACCATTAGTGTTCCCAGTAGCGTGACTGTCAACTAGTACAAAAATACTATTTACCTTACCGAGTCAAAGCCTTAGTTCATGGTTCATATAAAGCGCGTTGAACTGTCCCACTTTAAATCTTTCGGTGGCACAACAAAAGTTCCTATATTACCTGGTTTTACCGTAGTTTCGGGGCCAAATGGGTCAGGAAAGTCAAATATCTTAGATGCGCTGCTGTTTTGTTTAGGTTTAGCGAGTTCCAAGGGAATGCGTGCCGATCGCTTGCCCGACTTGGTTAATAATAAACAGATTAGCAATGGTAAAGCTGCGGAGGCTGTTGTCTCTGTTACCTTTGATTTAACTGATTTAGGTGACTTGTCAGATGTGGTGACAACAGTTACTGATGCTCAAGATTTAACTCTTATTTCCTCCACCGAAGAGTTGCCAGCAGCTATGGAAGATGGCTGTGCTGAAAACGGCAATAGTAATAGTAATAGTAATGGTCATTTTGAAGCAGAAATAAATCCAGAAGTTGAAGACGAATCACAAAGCACCGCAGTAGATCGAGACGATCAGAAAATTATCGCGATCGCCAATGGAAATAGTCTGGAGTGGAAGATAACGCGGCGGTTGCGGGTAGGAAAAAATGGTAACTATACCTCGACGTTTTATATTAACGGAGAAGTATCTACAGCAACGGAAGTTCACGAACAGCTACAAAAACTAAGGGTTTATCCAGAAGGCTATAACGTAGTGTTACAGGGTGACGTTACCAGCATTATTACGATGAATTCCAGAGAAAGACGCGAGATTATCGATGAATTAGCGGGAGTAGCAGCATTTGACCGTAAAATTGAGCAAACGCGCAAGACGCTGGATAAGGTACAGGAAAGAGAAGAAAAATGCCATATTATTGCTCAAGAATTGATTGCTAATCGCGATCGCCTGGCAGCAGATCGAGTCAAGGCGGAAAAATACCGCCAGTTAAAAGAAAATGTCCAGGAGAAGAAGAATCAGGAAAAAGTTTTAATTTGGCGATCGCTTACGCAACAACAGCAGGAGTTACAGAAGAAGTTTACGGCTGGGGAAGCAGAAGCGGTACGCTTAACCGATAATATTGCCAAGTTAGATACGGCAGTTAAAGAACAGAGTGAAAAGCTAGAAAATCTTAATGCTCAAGTCAAAGCCTTGGGTGAGGATGAACAGCTATCGGTAGCTTCAGAGTTAGCTACCCAGAAAGCTAAACAGCTAACTCTACAGCAAAAGCAGGGGGAATTAAATAATACCAGCCAGCAGAAACAGCTTAACTTGGTACAAACTCAGCAAAATTTAGAACAGTACCAGCAGGAAATCAAGCAGCTTGGCAAAGAGAAAGACAGGTTAGAAGATGAGACTATTCCCTTACTAAGCAAAAATGCGCTCGCAGCCAGACAAACCGTTAGTCAGAGTAAAGAAAATGCTAATGCGATCGCCGAAGCTTCAGAGGCTTGGGTACAAGAACAAGCAACTCTTTCTCGTCAAGCCGCGATAATTCAAGAAATTTTAAATCCTCAGCGTACCGAACAAGCTAGGATTAGCGAAAGATCTAATCAGCTAGATCATACTATTCGAGAACAAACCCAGTCTTTAGCAGCAGTAGACGCAGAATTAAACACCAAGCAAAGTGAATACGATTCCCTTTTCAGTAAAGTAGCCACAGAACAAGCTCATGTCCAAGAAATTGCTCAACAGCTAGCCGAAGCAGAAGGCGATCGCTCTTTGCAGCAGGAAACTCAACAGCGTTTGTTAAAAGAACAGCGAGATAAGCAACGAGAACTAGACAAGCTAGAGGCTAAAACCCAAGCACAACAAGAAGTTCAGGGAACTTACGCCAGCAAGATTATTCTTAACTCCAACCTATCAGGGGTAGAAGGGTTAGTAGTACAGTTAGGACAGGTAGAAGAGCGTTACCGATTAGCTTTGGAAACCGCTGCGGGGGGGAGATTGGGATTTATTGTAGTGGAAAGCGATCGCGTTGCTGCACAAGGTATTGAATTATTAAAAAGAGAACGAGCAGGGAGAGCAACCTTCTTACCTTTAAACAAGATTCAAGCACCGCATCTTGGTAACATGGCGACTATGCGCTTTGGTAGTGGTTTTGTCGATCTGGCAGTAAATCTAGTTGAGTGCGATCCTCGCTATGAGGATATCTTTGCCTATGTCTTTGGCAATACCGTAATATTTGACAACTTAAATAATGCTCGTTCCCAGCTAGGAAAACATCGCATTGTTACCTTAGAAGGAGAAATCTTAGAAGTCAGTGGCGCAATGACTGGGGGAAGTCAATCTAGTCGTTCTAGTCTGCATTTCGGTGGTGCTGCTAACCGTGAATCTGGACAAGTAGAAGTATTAAAAGAGCGTTTGGCAGAAATAGAGCGCATCTTAAACAACTATGACCAAACAATAGCAAATCAAATCGCGCAAATCAAGGATTTGGCAGAAGAGTTAACCGAAGCCAGACAGTTAGGTAGAGATAATAAAATCTTGTCCGAACAGTTAGAAAAAGATTTGAAACGTCTAACTGGTCAACGGGAATTATTAATTAATCAACTACACACTAATCGTCAGGAAAGAGATAAGATTCAATCCCGTTTGTTAATATTAAATCGAGAAATTCCCGAACAAGAAGCTAGATTACAGGAGTTACAGCAGCAGCTAAAAGTATTAGAAGAATCTCATTCTCAGAGCGAATGGCAACAGGTACAAACAGTAATTACCAGCCAGGAAGAACAGCTACAGCTAGAGGAACGAACTTTAAGACAGGCAGAAACTCAACTATTAGAATTGACTAATAGATATCAAAGATTACAGGAAAAAATAAGCGAAGCAGAACAAAATATTGTTTTGCTAAATGACGACCAAGCAGCAATCAAACAACAACAGGCGACAATTAGCAATCAACTAATCGAAATTGCTCAGAAAATTATTATTGCCGAAGCAGAATTAGAACAACTTTCAGCCAAACTTGGAGAAACTAAACAAGAACGCGATCGCTTGGAAACTCAGCTAAAACAGTTGCGCGAGCAGCATCAAAAACAAGCTTGGCAACTAGAAAAACTTCAGACAACACAACAGGAAAGACAAGCAACTCTCCAAACCTTACAGCAACAAATAGCCGAACATGAAGCAGAATTACCCAATCCAATTCCCCAAATTCCGCAGTTGGTTAACGAAGATGCGATCGAGGCAGGAGAATCAATAACCTTTGCCAATCTTCAAGAACAAATAGAACAGCTACAAAGACAGATACGTAACGGAGAAAAACGCCTTGAAGCAATGGAACCTGTCAATATGTTGGCGTTGGAAGAATATGAAAAAACTGAGGCTAGATTACAAGAACTATCCCATAAATTAGATACTATCGAAGCTGAAAGAACCGAATTGTTAATGCGTGTAGAGAAATTTACTACTCTGCGTTTGCGAGCGTTTAAAGAATCTTATGATGCCGTAAATGAAAACTTCCAGAAAATATATGCTGAACTCTCTGATGGTGATGGACATCTACAGCTAGAAGATAAAAACGATCCTTTCAACGGAGGTTTAAATCTGGTTGCTCATCCCAAAGGTAAGCCCGTACAAAAGCTAAGTTCCATGTCTGGGGGAGAAAAATCTTTAACTG of Coleofasciculaceae cyanobacterium contains these proteins:
- a CDS encoding tocopherol cyclase family protein, with the translated sequence MKTPHSGYHWNQITPRYFEGWYFRLTLPKIEQTFAFMYSFQDPLGKKPNSGGAVQILGIDETYLCRAFPDVQKFFADKYKLALGHWGKTNLKTKARLLSPAQFSNFIVEGYQATASLNQGSIYDPVRNEYCHWEYQIEPVYGWGNSQQPQQSTAGWLSSLPIFEPGWQVTMAHGAATGWIEWRNQHYQFTNAPAYSEKNWGGSFPQKWFWLNCNSFESEIDLALTAGGGIRQVLWWQEEVALIGIHHQGKLYEFAPWNSQVSWQIEPWGKWRLQGKSAEYTVTLRGETDLPGIYVRTPTAKGLVFNCRDTTRGKLSLSLCDRTGKTILAASSNLAGLEVGGAAWEKAWSVFQ
- the smc gene encoding chromosome segregation protein SMC, whose translation is MVHIKRVELSHFKSFGGTTKVPILPGFTVVSGPNGSGKSNILDALLFCLGLASSKGMRADRLPDLVNNKQISNGKAAEAVVSVTFDLTDLGDLSDVVTTVTDAQDLTLISSTEELPAAMEDGCAENGNSNSNSNGHFEAEINPEVEDESQSTAVDRDDQKIIAIANGNSLEWKITRRLRVGKNGNYTSTFYINGEVSTATEVHEQLQKLRVYPEGYNVVLQGDVTSIITMNSRERREIIDELAGVAAFDRKIEQTRKTLDKVQEREEKCHIIAQELIANRDRLAADRVKAEKYRQLKENVQEKKNQEKVLIWRSLTQQQQELQKKFTAGEAEAVRLTDNIAKLDTAVKEQSEKLENLNAQVKALGEDEQLSVASELATQKAKQLTLQQKQGELNNTSQQKQLNLVQTQQNLEQYQQEIKQLGKEKDRLEDETIPLLSKNALAARQTVSQSKENANAIAEASEAWVQEQATLSRQAAIIQEILNPQRTEQARISERSNQLDHTIREQTQSLAAVDAELNTKQSEYDSLFSKVATEQAHVQEIAQQLAEAEGDRSLQQETQQRLLKEQRDKQRELDKLEAKTQAQQEVQGTYASKIILNSNLSGVEGLVVQLGQVEERYRLALETAAGGRLGFIVVESDRVAAQGIELLKRERAGRATFLPLNKIQAPHLGNMATMRFGSGFVDLAVNLVECDPRYEDIFAYVFGNTVIFDNLNNARSQLGKHRIVTLEGEILEVSGAMTGGSQSSRSSLHFGGAANRESGQVEVLKERLAEIERILNNYDQTIANQIAQIKDLAEELTEARQLGRDNKILSEQLEKDLKRLTGQRELLINQLHTNRQERDKIQSRLLILNREIPEQEARLQELQQQLKVLEESHSQSEWQQVQTVITSQEEQLQLEERTLRQAETQLLELTNRYQRLQEKISEAEQNIVLLNDDQAAIKQQQATISNQLIEIAQKIIIAEAELEQLSAKLGETKQERDRLETQLKQLREQHQKQAWQLEKLQTTQQERQATLQTLQQQIAEHEAELPNPIPQIPQLVNEDAIEAGESITFANLQEQIEQLQRQIRNGEKRLEAMEPVNMLALEEYEKTEARLQELSHKLDTIEAERTELLMRVEKFTTLRLRAFKESYDAVNENFQKIYAELSDGDGHLQLEDKNDPFNGGLNLVAHPKGKPVQKLSSMSGGEKSLTALGFIFSLQKYRPSPFYAFDEVDMFLDGANVEKLSRMVKKQAQSAQFIVVSLRRPMIEASERTIGVTQARGAHTQVLGIKMK
- a CDS encoding alpha/beta hydrolase, with translation MDTTDLTANSQQSPTEKLENALKDIYCLSGLGADERVFQNLKFQGYKPVHIYWLEPKKRESIADYTQRLTAQIKLERPILIGLSFGGIIAVEIAKQIDTEKVILISSTKNKQEIPFYFKMFRWLPIYLLLPAKLLLWFGKIIASWFFGIETIDERKLLNAILFDTNAHFVKWAIHQIVIWKNELIPHNVYHIHGEGDRIFPFQFVREDFSVEKGGHLMIMSRADCISNLIQKIVNLNTNLPTEITDSLANDAS
- a CDS encoding homogentisate phytyltransferase, coding for MTWVKSLWKFSRPHTIIGTSLSVLALYFISLATTGNNVTPLNIEQMLAVWLACICGNIYIVGLNQLHDIEIDRINKPDLPLASGKLTTAQGRLIVGFTGILGLLIAALSGRWLFATVAVSLIIGTAYSLPPIRLKQFPFWAAFCILTVRGVIVNIGLFLHYGDKLDGREALNPYVWTLTLFILLFTVAIAIFKDVPDLEGDKQYNINTFTLVIGKPAVFNLSRGVITVCYFGMVVAGLFWLTSLNVSFFVTSHIILLGLLWWRSRNVDLSEKSAIADFYQFIWKLFFLEYLLFPIACFI